One region of Methanomassiliicoccales archaeon genomic DNA includes:
- a CDS encoding immune inhibitor A has translation MLRNITKILSIVIVLAMVLGAFAVMSPALSAPSAPAAKMEAKFAEPERMYASEEYRYQKLDLNDVSYELSAINANALAAPGNIYANGSIARYYVGTYGKWAYNETGATGYMLFQKRGESRNCELWTALDMTFPDGDPRNAYVSRITINDSQAQYMIDHFETNIYPKMTNFFGEQPMIDGENSWFKAQGRPYFGTNVSGRVMIMVFNIVDESFFNSEYPSYIAGYFSSTMDALYDRNIIHIDCWDWANRTTANSSRPWVYESTIAHEYQHLLHDYFNPDQISFVNEGCSMFAEIVCGYGLDMAYVDRFFYTPDNSLVDWGDQGQINILADYGAAALFTTYLADHFGPEMVQVIVHAAGTTGIDTINYAFGEIGAKGWNFDKAFNYWRLANLILKDTPGNGWFNYKSIDLSSSSGPRVYDWWPSGGDVYSGGMFFGATATYEGYTTGIRNLGAYGTDYVYVNPSMILQPTDGPSITPPWWYGLYPYDLKFRFKGDVQTAKGWQMTQVPIGVNDEIYYENFNRGGSWPHGWSRQTVGVYGGGPWHMATYGGGNYFAEVYGPGYSLIPSYQYERLYTSYINLWDYTKAQLSFDLTFEMGTPYDFCRVRYSLNGGPFQTLALWDHDVSETFTMDASDLTGFLVQLRFDFVTYGGNSYMAIDNLAFSDLITTTGWWSDKGDLVDYSLYTELDLTEMEQAILTLDTAWDIEPYWDFGFVQVSTDGESWTSVANEYTTIEYDPSAMEEIVENLPGLTGSSGGYVLASFDLSEWAGQVVMVRLRYMTDWASSMGGWYVKGAYLNGETIPMDAWESDTPAQLNHWLVTLYMPGCVGYNSKVWMLPIITTLSMEEVTQSVIRHMGAFLEYREMYIIISPTAGNADYSMGFFNEMGYA, from the coding sequence ATGCTTAGAAATATAACGAAGATTCTCAGCATAGTGATTGTGCTAGCAATGGTGCTCGGCGCGTTTGCCGTAATGTCACCGGCCTTGAGCGCGCCTTCGGCGCCTGCAGCAAAAATGGAGGCGAAATTCGCCGAACCCGAGCGAATGTATGCGAGCGAGGAGTATCGTTATCAGAAGCTCGACCTGAACGACGTTTCTTATGAGCTTTCTGCGATCAATGCTAACGCCTTGGCAGCTCCGGGGAATATCTATGCCAACGGATCTATTGCAAGGTATTACGTGGGAACCTATGGCAAATGGGCGTATAATGAAACTGGCGCAACCGGCTATATGTTGTTCCAGAAAAGAGGGGAAAGCCGGAATTGCGAATTATGGACCGCTCTTGACATGACGTTCCCTGATGGGGATCCTCGTAACGCCTACGTGAGCAGGATCACAATCAACGATTCCCAAGCTCAATACATGATCGACCATTTCGAGACCAATATCTATCCCAAAATGACCAATTTCTTCGGCGAGCAGCCAATGATCGATGGGGAGAACTCTTGGTTCAAGGCCCAGGGAAGGCCTTACTTCGGGACCAATGTATCCGGTAGAGTAATGATCATGGTATTCAACATCGTGGATGAGTCCTTCTTCAATTCGGAATATCCATCATACATCGCAGGATATTTCTCCTCGACCATGGACGCTCTTTACGACAGGAACATAATCCACATAGACTGCTGGGATTGGGCCAACCGGACTACAGCGAATTCCAGCAGGCCTTGGGTCTATGAGTCAACAATTGCCCATGAGTATCAACACTTGCTGCATGACTACTTCAACCCAGACCAAATCTCATTCGTAAATGAAGGCTGCTCCATGTTCGCAGAAATCGTCTGCGGTTATGGCCTGGACATGGCCTATGTGGACAGGTTCTTCTACACCCCCGACAACTCACTTGTGGATTGGGGCGACCAGGGACAGATCAACATCCTGGCCGACTATGGTGCTGCAGCATTGTTCACGACCTATCTAGCAGATCATTTCGGACCTGAGATGGTGCAGGTGATAGTCCACGCCGCTGGGACCACAGGCATAGACACGATAAACTACGCCTTTGGAGAGATAGGAGCAAAAGGCTGGAACTTTGATAAAGCTTTCAACTATTGGAGGCTGGCAAACCTCATACTGAAGGACACGCCCGGCAATGGCTGGTTCAATTATAAATCCATAGACCTGAGCAGCAGCTCCGGGCCGCGAGTATACGATTGGTGGCCATCTGGAGGGGATGTGTATTCTGGCGGAATGTTCTTCGGCGCTACAGCTACTTATGAGGGATACACCACTGGAATCCGCAACCTGGGTGCGTATGGTACCGACTACGTGTATGTCAACCCATCTATGATTTTACAACCAACCGATGGGCCCAGCATCACTCCACCGTGGTGGTACGGCCTCTACCCCTATGATCTCAAGTTCAGGTTCAAAGGCGATGTGCAGACAGCCAAAGGATGGCAGATGACCCAAGTGCCTATTGGAGTTAATGATGAGATATACTATGAGAACTTCAACCGCGGAGGTTCATGGCCACATGGTTGGTCGCGACAAACTGTAGGAGTGTATGGTGGAGGGCCGTGGCATATGGCGACTTACGGTGGAGGTAATTATTTCGCCGAGGTCTATGGGCCTGGATATAGCCTCATCCCGAGTTACCAATATGAAAGGTTATATACCAGCTACATTAACCTGTGGGACTACACCAAGGCACAGCTCTCATTCGACCTCACCTTCGAAATGGGAACGCCGTATGACTTCTGCCGGGTTAGATACTCTCTCAATGGAGGACCGTTCCAGACGCTAGCCCTATGGGACCACGATGTCAGCGAGACTTTCACCATGGACGCTTCCGATCTCACGGGCTTCTTAGTCCAGCTAAGGTTTGACTTCGTCACCTACGGAGGGAACAGCTATATGGCGATTGATAACCTCGCCTTCAGCGACCTGATTACAACCACTGGCTGGTGGTCAGACAAGGGCGACTTAGTGGACTACAGCCTCTACACTGAGCTGGACCTTACAGAGATGGAGCAGGCCATACTCACCTTGGATACGGCATGGGACATAGAACCCTATTGGGACTTCGGCTTCGTGCAGGTATCCACTGATGGTGAGTCTTGGACCTCTGTGGCCAATGAGTACACCACCATCGAATATGATCCCTCTGCCATGGAAGAGATAGTGGAGAACCTGCCTGGGTTGACCGGCTCGTCCGGTGGCTATGTCTTGGCGAGCTTTGATCTCAGCGAGTGGGCAGGACAAGTGGTCATGGTTAGGCTGCGTTACATGACGGATTGGGCATCGAGCATGGGTGGATGGTATGTGAAGGGTGCCTACCTCAACGGCGAGACCATCCCCATGGATGCTTGGGAATCGGACACCCCTGCGCAGCTGAATCATTGGCTGGTCACACTGTACATGCCGGGATGCGTGGGCTATAACAGCAAGGTCTGGATGCTGCCCATCATCACCACACTGAGCATGGAGGAAGTCACCCAGAGCGTCATACGCCATATGGGCGCGTTCTTGGAGTATCGGGAGATGTACATCATCATAAGCCCGACCGCAGGGAACGCCGACTATTCTATGGGATTCTTCAATGAAATGGGCTATGCCTGA
- the rqcH gene encoding ribosome rescue protein RqcH, with product MKKEMSAFDVLRVVQEMQELIGGYLDKIFHWDKRNVLLRVNVPGVGRREVLLLDQRFLFLAKERPNIPEAPSQFAVHLRKLLSNARITSVRQHQFDRVVVLDVKKEEEYQVIIELFGDGNLLLVNQSKIINCLVSKTWKHRDVRPGASYEFPPARFNPLVKKVEDFKLAVQSSKSDLVRTLATVVNLGGLYAEEVCLRAGIDKAKKASEMSAEDLAAISRIALELVQQTATCQHGYLYMQNGEKPLDATPIPLLLYQSVKKHEFPSFSEALGYYLEKASLLQEMSVGNPEIQRLERQLTQLREAESKSRAEATELTKKAETLYSNYSEAQTILARLAELRGLDWDEVRQRVKGDAQIASIFPERREADILLAGIEIRVDYTKGLEENASLLYAQARDARDKAERSSQLIKETESKINELRQKEALQAQQERLEIKPTKQFWFEAYKWFFTSGGRLVLAGRDARTNDQLVKKHLTPADRYAHADVHGAPSVVIKEGASATEKELEEACAFALAHSKAWNAGIREGSAYWVLPDQVSKTPEAGEFVPRGAFVIRGKRNYVHHIQMELAVGEVQVQGARKVMCGPPSSLRSSSKYVVIIPGDMPRSKLSSSLAKELQVPEEEISRILPPGDVEIKERVGL from the coding sequence ATGAAGAAGGAGATGAGCGCCTTCGATGTGCTACGCGTGGTCCAAGAGATGCAGGAGCTCATCGGAGGATACCTAGACAAGATCTTCCATTGGGATAAGAGGAACGTGCTGTTGAGGGTGAATGTCCCCGGAGTGGGTAGAAGAGAGGTGCTCCTCCTCGATCAGAGGTTTCTCTTCCTCGCGAAGGAGAGGCCCAACATCCCAGAAGCTCCTTCCCAATTCGCCGTCCACCTGCGCAAGCTTCTTTCCAATGCTCGCATCACGAGCGTGCGCCAGCATCAATTCGACAGAGTGGTGGTATTGGATGTTAAAAAAGAAGAAGAATATCAGGTGATAATCGAGCTTTTCGGGGACGGGAATCTGCTTCTTGTCAACCAGAGCAAGATAATAAATTGCCTTGTCTCCAAAACTTGGAAGCATCGCGATGTGCGACCAGGAGCGAGTTACGAATTCCCTCCGGCCCGATTCAATCCACTTGTCAAGAAGGTGGAGGACTTTAAACTTGCCGTGCAATCCTCCAAATCAGACCTGGTAAGGACTTTGGCCACGGTAGTCAATCTCGGTGGCCTGTATGCCGAAGAGGTCTGCTTGCGTGCGGGAATAGATAAGGCCAAAAAAGCCAGTGAAATGAGTGCCGAGGATCTAGCGGCGATATCCCGCATCGCATTGGAACTTGTGCAACAAACAGCCACATGCCAGCACGGATACCTTTATATGCAGAACGGTGAGAAGCCGCTGGACGCCACTCCCATTCCCCTGCTTCTATATCAGAGCGTGAAAAAGCATGAATTCCCCAGCTTTTCTGAAGCCCTAGGGTACTATTTGGAGAAGGCCAGTCTCTTGCAAGAGATGTCCGTGGGCAATCCAGAGATACAGCGCCTGGAAAGGCAGCTCACTCAACTTAGAGAGGCGGAATCCAAGTCTCGAGCCGAAGCAACCGAACTGACGAAAAAAGCGGAAACCCTCTATTCCAACTATTCTGAAGCTCAAACCATCCTAGCTCGCCTGGCTGAGCTTAGGGGCCTAGATTGGGACGAGGTCAGGCAAAGGGTCAAAGGCGATGCCCAGATCGCATCCATATTTCCTGAGAGGCGAGAGGCCGATATTTTACTGGCAGGGATTGAGATAAGAGTGGATTACACCAAAGGATTGGAGGAGAACGCGAGTCTGCTCTATGCTCAGGCCAGGGACGCGAGGGATAAGGCCGAACGCTCCTCACAACTGATAAAGGAGACAGAAAGTAAAATCAACGAGCTGAGACAAAAAGAAGCGCTCCAAGCGCAGCAGGAAAGATTGGAGATCAAGCCTACCAAGCAGTTCTGGTTCGAGGCCTATAAATGGTTCTTCACCAGCGGAGGACGTCTTGTCCTCGCGGGGAGAGATGCGCGCACCAATGACCAGTTAGTGAAGAAGCATCTTACGCCAGCGGACCGTTACGCCCACGCCGATGTGCACGGCGCTCCCAGTGTGGTCATAAAGGAGGGGGCGAGCGCCACAGAGAAGGAGCTGGAGGAAGCTTGCGCCTTCGCTCTAGCTCACTCCAAGGCCTGGAACGCGGGGATAAGGGAGGGGAGCGCCTATTGGGTGCTACCTGACCAGGTCTCCAAGACGCCAGAAGCGGGAGAGTTCGTCCCTAGAGGCGCGTTCGTGATCCGCGGGAAGCGCAACTACGTACACCATATCCAGATGGAGCTAGCTGTGGGCGAGGTCCAAGTCCAGGGAGCGCGCAAGGTCATGTGCGGCCCTCCCTCCTCCCTTCGCTCCTCTAGCAAGTATGTGGTTATCATTCCGGGGGATATGCCTCGAAGCAAGCTTTCCTCCAGCTTAGCGAAGGAGCTGCAAGTGCCTGAGGAGGAAATATCTCGCATCCTGCCCCCCGGGGACGTGGAGATCAAGGAAAGAGTAGGGCTGTGA
- a CDS encoding cryptochrome/photolyase family protein yields the protein MPADDLTLRLILGDQLNPNHSWLRDFQDKVLYVMMEVRQETDYVMHHIQKVLAFFASMRAFAAELGEKGHRVLYIKLDDPANLQTINGNLMRILKKEKVSRFEYLLPDEYRLDEQLKELCKGLSIPWKAYDTEHFLTSRFELREFFRGKDRYVMEPFYRMMRGKFDILMKEGKPLGGVWNFDRENRRPYRGEFSVPEPKRFQNNVRELREMLQERGVKTFGSIEDDVLIWPINRQQAKEALDYFLQNCLPYFGRYQDAMSKEHWSMFHSRLSFALNTKMLHPMEVMKAAVDAYHKDQSYIGLPQVEAFVRQILGWREYMRGVYWARMPEYGKMNHFGHERALPHYYWNGETRMECMRHCILQSLRYAFAHHIQRLMVTGNFALLSGIDPDEVDAWYLGIYIDAVQWVEMPNTRGMSQFADGGIVATKPYISSARYMKKMSDYCRGCYYNPQKRYGPRSCPFNSLFWTFLHRHYDKLKKNPRVAMMLRLFDELPDQERKQILAWGERYLAMLENL from the coding sequence ATGCCTGCGGATGACCTAACATTGAGGCTGATTCTAGGCGATCAACTGAATCCCAATCACTCGTGGCTAAGAGATTTTCAAGATAAGGTTCTCTATGTCATGATGGAGGTGCGCCAGGAAACCGATTATGTCATGCATCACATACAAAAAGTTCTGGCCTTCTTCGCCTCCATGCGCGCTTTCGCCGCAGAGCTTGGTGAGAAGGGGCATAGGGTGCTTTACATAAAGCTCGATGACCCAGCAAACTTGCAAACCATAAACGGCAACCTGATGCGCATCTTGAAAAAAGAGAAGGTTTCTAGATTCGAGTATCTCCTTCCTGATGAATATAGGCTAGATGAGCAATTGAAGGAACTCTGCAAGGGCCTCTCGATACCCTGGAAAGCTTATGACACTGAGCATTTCCTGACTTCACGATTCGAGCTCAGGGAATTTTTTCGTGGAAAGGACAGGTATGTGATGGAACCATTCTATCGCATGATGAGAGGGAAATTTGATATCCTTATGAAAGAGGGGAAGCCCCTCGGCGGCGTCTGGAATTTCGACCGCGAGAATCGTCGACCCTACCGTGGTGAGTTTTCCGTACCTGAGCCTAAGCGATTCCAGAATAACGTTAGGGAGCTGCGCGAGATGCTGCAGGAGAGGGGTGTGAAGACATTCGGGAGCATAGAAGATGATGTGCTTATATGGCCTATCAACAGGCAACAAGCGAAAGAGGCCCTCGATTATTTCCTTCAGAATTGTCTGCCTTATTTCGGAAGATATCAGGATGCGATGTCTAAGGAACATTGGTCCATGTTCCATTCCAGATTGTCATTCGCCTTGAACACTAAGATGCTCCATCCCATGGAGGTGATGAAGGCGGCGGTTGACGCTTACCATAAGGACCAATCATACATAGGGCTTCCACAAGTGGAGGCTTTCGTGCGGCAGATCCTGGGCTGGAGGGAATACATGAGAGGAGTGTATTGGGCCAGAATGCCCGAATATGGTAAGATGAATCATTTTGGCCATGAAAGAGCATTGCCCCACTATTATTGGAATGGGGAGACGAGAATGGAATGCATGCGTCATTGCATTCTCCAGTCGCTAAGATATGCATTTGCTCATCACATCCAGCGACTCATGGTCACGGGCAACTTCGCTCTTTTGAGCGGTATAGATCCAGACGAAGTAGATGCCTGGTATCTTGGAATTTACATCGATGCTGTGCAATGGGTAGAAATGCCCAACACCCGTGGCATGAGTCAATTCGCTGATGGCGGCATCGTGGCGACCAAGCCCTACATCTCCTCAGCTAGATACATGAAGAAGATGAGCGATTATTGCCGAGGCTGCTATTATAATCCCCAAAAAAGGTATGGCCCAAGGTCCTGCCCCTTTAATAGCCTTTTTTGGACTTTTTTGCATAGGCATTATGATAAGCTGAAAAAGAATCCTCGGGTAGCGATGATGCTTCGCTTGTTCGATGAGCTACCAGATCAAGAAAGGAAACAAATATTGGCATGGGGAGAGCGATATCTTGCGATGCTAGAGAACCTTTGA
- a CDS encoding DUF1015 domain-containing protein — MVDFLPFKGLLPRLSDAESIDQRVAPPYDVISPEELLGLQAKPFNVSRITLGGEGSNYERAARLLREWIKHGKLMKDEEECYYLLTQTFTYQNHKITRTGLMGALRLEPYENGNISPHEETFPKVKEDRLNLLRATSAHLESIFCIYDDMDIRLLDEMKERAERIFTFIDNYGTEHCFSRISDNDMKSTLNAVLKNKKLLIADGHHRYETALRYAQENTDDERKKYLLATLVAGNDPGLAVLPTHRIFRNVQIGVDEFLLRASNFFAVWEARSMDELFRLTANNSRPSLGVVMPGGRMFILELAWRPSEDPLWSIDAYVCEELILKKILEKKGEVKVEYDHDALSAVSKTEQEGVAMAIILSPPRMDLIWEVAKSGQRMPKKSTYFYPKVWSGFVIYDMG; from the coding sequence ATGGTCGATTTTCTCCCTTTCAAAGGGCTACTTCCGAGGCTGAGTGATGCTGAAAGCATAGATCAGAGGGTAGCTCCACCCTATGACGTCATATCGCCAGAGGAGTTGCTCGGCCTTCAAGCCAAGCCCTTCAATGTGTCCCGCATTACGCTAGGTGGTGAGGGCTCAAATTACGAAAGAGCGGCGAGGCTCTTGCGTGAGTGGATAAAGCATGGAAAGCTAATGAAAGATGAGGAGGAATGCTACTATCTGCTGACTCAGACATTTACATACCAGAACCATAAGATAACCAGGACCGGTCTGATGGGCGCTCTGCGATTAGAGCCTTATGAAAATGGCAACATATCACCTCACGAAGAGACCTTTCCCAAAGTTAAGGAGGATAGGCTAAACCTTCTGCGGGCCACATCTGCCCATTTGGAATCGATATTCTGCATCTATGATGATATGGACATAAGATTGCTAGATGAGATGAAGGAGAGAGCGGAGAGAATCTTCACTTTTATTGATAACTATGGGACGGAACATTGCTTCTCTAGGATTTCGGACAATGACATGAAATCCACATTGAATGCGGTTCTCAAGAACAAGAAGCTCCTCATAGCAGACGGGCATCACCGCTATGAGACCGCTTTGAGGTACGCGCAAGAAAACACAGATGACGAGAGAAAAAAGTATTTACTTGCCACCTTGGTCGCAGGCAACGATCCAGGCTTGGCGGTTCTGCCCACCCATCGTATCTTCAGGAATGTCCAGATAGGGGTAGACGAATTCCTTCTACGCGCATCCAATTTCTTCGCCGTTTGGGAAGCCAGGTCGATGGATGAGCTCTTCCGACTCACTGCAAACAATTCACGTCCCAGCCTTGGTGTGGTGATGCCAGGAGGTCGAATGTTCATACTCGAACTGGCCTGGAGGCCGTCGGAAGATCCCTTATGGTCCATCGACGCGTATGTATGCGAAGAATTGATACTCAAGAAAATATTGGAGAAGAAGGGGGAAGTGAAGGTGGAGTATGACCACGATGCTCTCTCTGCCGTCTCCAAAACAGAGCAGGAAGGAGTGGCCATGGCCATCATACTTTCCCCACCCCGCATGGATCTTATCTGGGAAGTGGCTAAGTCAGGACAAAGGATGCCTAAGAAGTCCACATATTTCTATCCTAAAGTATGGTCAGGATTCGTGATATATGATATGGGATGA
- the hypE gene encoding hydrogenase expression/formation protein HypE, with amino-acid sequence MKRVTMGHGAGGEMMQELIHTHIVPFMPQIKSEVPLQSFDDSSVVDGIVFTTDGHTVKPLFFPGGDIGSLSVCGTVNDIVAIGGRPLAISCSMILEEGLEIDVLERVSRSIGETSRLSGVPVATGDTKVMEAGAIEKMVICTSGIGRRNEYLDHNLEIASQYRKVDSNWMTDDNLRDGDVIIVSGTLGDHGIALLSFREGYGFETEISSDIAPLNGLVKDVLQVGGVVCMKDPTRGGLANAVNEWASKSRVGIEIEENAVPISEPVRNACEMLGLDPLTIGNEGKMLFGVVPEMAEEVLKTIRRHEYGRKAAIIGRATSRIKGVVLKTEVGGKRVLEPPVGDPVPRIC; translated from the coding sequence ATGAAGCGGGTTACAATGGGGCATGGTGCGGGGGGCGAGATGATGCAGGAACTCATCCACACACATATCGTGCCCTTTATGCCCCAGATAAAAAGTGAAGTGCCCTTACAGTCTTTTGACGATTCTTCTGTCGTAGATGGAATCGTATTCACAACGGATGGACACACCGTAAAGCCTCTCTTCTTTCCTGGCGGGGATATAGGATCACTCAGTGTTTGCGGAACGGTTAATGACATAGTGGCGATAGGGGGGAGACCTTTGGCCATTTCCTGCTCGATGATCTTAGAGGAAGGGCTAGAGATCGATGTCTTGGAGCGAGTGAGTAGAAGCATAGGGGAGACGTCAAGGCTAAGCGGGGTCCCAGTAGCTACAGGCGATACGAAGGTCATGGAAGCGGGGGCCATCGAAAAGATGGTCATATGCACATCGGGAATCGGAAGAAGAAATGAATATCTGGATCATAACCTAGAGATCGCCTCCCAATACCGCAAGGTGGATTCTAACTGGATGACAGATGATAACCTACGCGATGGAGATGTAATAATAGTCAGCGGTACGTTAGGGGATCATGGAATAGCTCTTCTTTCCTTCCGCGAAGGGTATGGCTTCGAGACTGAAATATCGAGCGACATAGCACCCTTGAACGGTCTTGTGAAAGATGTTCTTCAGGTAGGTGGTGTGGTCTGCATGAAAGACCCTACTAGAGGTGGATTAGCGAATGCAGTGAATGAGTGGGCCTCAAAATCTAGAGTGGGTATAGAGATAGAAGAGAACGCCGTACCTATATCAGAACCAGTCCGAAACGCCTGCGAGATGTTAGGGCTTGATCCGTTGACCATCGGAAATGAAGGTAAAATGCTATTCGGAGTAGTCCCCGAGATGGCAGAAGAGGTGCTCAAAACCATTCGTCGGCATGAATATGGCAGAAAAGCAGCCATCATCGGTAGAGCAACCTCGAGGATAAAGGGCGTAGTGCTAAAAACGGAGGTAGGAGGTAAAAGGGTTCTCGAGCCTCCAGTAGGTGATCCAGTACCTCGGATTTGTTGA
- the ppcA gene encoding phosphoenolpyruvate carboxylase, whose protein sequence is MSTQHPDNVNPPFFAESPEMGGEDEVQEAYYVFSHLGCEEQMWDCEGKEVDDFVVKKLLTNYPNFFQSKRLGKDLFITPRVPNPTVERDEAKILLETLESIPRSFDTARMFYQDDIPPVFEVILPMTTSWRCLDRVYRYYRDFVVGKQTRPFREGDITIAEWIGNFQPEEINVIPLFEDLEHMLAADTITEMYLKDKKLEYQRVFLARSDPSMNYGYVSSMLMNMVALNKLHQLQERIGVHIYPIIGVGSAPFRGNFKPSTVDRIMKEYPSVQTFTVQSAFKYDHPHEEVREGIAKVKERDRGKPRDIDEERARAIIHKITKSYMDQIIRLAPLINEASRFVPRRRKRKLHIGLFGYSRNVKGVRLPRAISLCCAMYSIGLPPEVLGLDALNEKDLEFLRESSPSFDANLMDALRYLNQDSLRLLPEGVGAAIRRLELDVGIDAVHKDISTRILEALSKGQHRGLEEDILRAANIRGFLG, encoded by the coding sequence ATGAGTACACAACATCCAGATAACGTCAATCCACCTTTCTTTGCGGAGAGTCCTGAGATGGGTGGGGAGGATGAAGTGCAGGAGGCATACTATGTCTTTTCCCACCTAGGGTGTGAGGAACAGATGTGGGACTGTGAAGGAAAGGAAGTGGATGATTTCGTAGTGAAAAAACTTCTCACCAACTATCCCAATTTCTTCCAATCGAAAAGACTTGGGAAAGATTTGTTTATTACCCCTCGTGTCCCCAATCCTACGGTAGAGCGGGACGAGGCGAAAATATTGCTTGAAACCCTCGAATCCATACCTAGGTCATTTGATACTGCCCGAATGTTCTATCAGGACGATATCCCCCCTGTGTTCGAGGTTATCCTTCCCATGACCACATCCTGGCGATGCTTGGACAGGGTGTATCGATATTATCGCGACTTCGTGGTGGGAAAGCAGACCAGGCCTTTTCGAGAGGGAGATATAACCATAGCAGAATGGATAGGCAATTTCCAACCAGAAGAAATCAATGTAATCCCGCTCTTTGAGGATCTTGAACACATGCTTGCAGCGGACACCATAACTGAAATGTATTTGAAAGATAAGAAATTGGAGTATCAGAGAGTTTTCCTTGCCAGATCGGACCCGTCTATGAATTATGGCTATGTGTCCTCAATGTTGATGAACATGGTTGCCCTCAATAAACTACACCAGCTACAGGAGAGGATTGGTGTTCACATATACCCTATCATCGGTGTAGGTTCGGCGCCTTTCCGGGGAAATTTCAAGCCTTCAACCGTCGATCGCATCATGAAGGAATATCCCTCGGTGCAGACCTTCACTGTTCAATCGGCCTTCAAGTATGACCATCCGCATGAGGAGGTCAGAGAAGGCATCGCAAAGGTGAAAGAGAGAGATCGAGGGAAGCCAAGGGACATAGATGAAGAGCGGGCACGCGCTATAATACACAAGATAACCAAATCCTATATGGACCAAATTATTAGACTGGCGCCACTAATAAACGAAGCCTCTAGGTTCGTACCCCGCCGCCGTAAAAGAAAACTGCATATCGGCTTGTTCGGGTATTCTCGTAACGTGAAAGGCGTCAGACTGCCGCGAGCCATTAGCCTTTGCTGCGCCATGTATTCCATCGGCTTGCCGCCTGAAGTTTTAGGATTAGATGCGTTGAATGAGAAGGATTTAGAGTTCTTAAGGGAGTCGAGCCCGAGCTTCGATGCAAATTTGATGGATGCGCTTAGATACCTCAATCAAGACTCACTGAGATTGCTGCCCGAGGGTGTTGGTGCCGCCATAAGAAGATTGGAATTAGATGTGGGAATCGACGCTGTACATAAGGATATTTCTACCCGTATCCTGGAAGCTTTGAGTAAGGGCCAGCATCGAGGCCTCGAAGAAGATATATTGCGAGCCGCCAATATAAGAGGATTTTTAGGATAA
- a CDS encoding VIT1/CCC1 transporter family protein, which yields MVQRSLKEDIRTAFATPGTWPTIRRYLVNTIFDSTFVMLGIVIGSAFSTDPNLRIIIVTILTSSVALGISTGVSTYEAENLEQKKRIAEIERAMLRQLEDTHIGRSARISMLIISFIIFLAPLVVGGIILTPFLLLDESQIITEAYVAIGLAITVLFVTGVLMGRSGKRNPILQGARMALIGAIAFLICFYIESLI from the coding sequence ATGGTGCAAAGAAGTCTTAAAGAAGACATTAGGACGGCATTTGCTACGCCAGGTACTTGGCCCACGATTAGGAGATATCTTGTCAACACTATCTTTGACTCAACGTTTGTTATGCTTGGCATCGTTATCGGGAGCGCCTTCTCCACCGATCCTAACTTGAGAATAATCATCGTCACGATATTGACTAGCTCGGTCGCGCTGGGTATATCCACTGGTGTCAGCACTTATGAGGCAGAGAATTTAGAGCAGAAAAAGAGGATAGCCGAAATCGAGAGGGCAATGCTTAGACAGTTAGAAGATACCCACATAGGTCGGTCGGCCAGGATAAGCATGCTCATCATCTCCTTCATCATCTTCCTTGCTCCGCTCGTGGTGGGGGGGATAATACTTACACCTTTTCTCCTCCTGGATGAAAGTCAGATAATAACCGAGGCTTATGTGGCCATAGGACTAGCGATTACCGTCCTCTTTGTCACTGGTGTTCTAATGGGTCGTTCTGGCAAGAGAAATCCAATTCTTCAGGGTGCCAGAATGGCCTTGATTGGAGCAATTGCTTTCCTTATATGTTTCTATATCGAATCGCTGATCTGA